The Pseudoxanthomonas suwonensis sequence CAACTTCATCGCGTTCTCGCGCGAGCTGGGCGATGCGGCCGGGCAGATCTTCGTGTTCTTCATCCTGACGGTGGCCGCCGCGGAGGCGGCCATCGGCCTGGCGATCCTGGTCGCGCTGTTCCGTACCCGCGGCACGATCAACGTCGGCGAGGTGGATACGCTCAAGGGCTGAGCCCGATCGAACCACTGGTTCGATCGGGCTCAACGCCCGGCCATGGATGGCCGGGCAGGGTTCTCCGGAGCCCACGCGGTACCGCCATGGATGGCGGGGAACCAACGATTGCACGGCGCTTCGGCTTTGAAGCAGCCACCCGGCAAGGCAGCGCGCCGGCAGAAGTTTGGAAGTTGCGGCATGCGCCCGCGGCGGACCCCGGTCCGCGCGGCCGGAAGCATCGACAGGCACGTACTGGAACAGACGGCACACCATGATCATCTCCAAAACCCACCTGCTGCTGATCGTGCTGGCCCCGTTGCTGGGCAGCATCATCGCGGGTCTGTTCGGACGCCAGGTCGGCCGCAAGGGCGCGCAGTTCGCGACGATCCTCGGCGTGGCGGTCAGCTGTGCGCTGTCGTCCTGGGTGCTGTACCAGCTGGTGGCCGGCGGCGCCTCGCCGTTCAACCAGAACGTCTACACCTTCTTCGAGGTGGGCAATTACTCGGCCCATGTCGGCTTCATGGTCGACCGCCTGAGCGCCATGATGATGGTGGTGGTCACCTTCGTCTCGCTGCTGGTCCACATCTACACCATCGGCTACATGGCCGACGACCCGGGTTACCAGCGCTTCTTCAGCTACATCTCGCTGTTCACCTTCAGCATGCTGATGCTGGTGATGAGCAACAACTTCCTGCAGCTGTTCTTCGGCTGGGAAGCGGTGGGCCTGGTCTCGTACCTGCTGATCGGCTTCTGGTTCAAGCGGCCGAGCGCGGTGTTCGCCAACATGAAGGCGTTCCTGGTCAACCGCGTGGGCGACTTCGGCTTCCTGCTGGGCATCGCCGGCGTGCTGCTGTGGTTCGGCACCCTGGACTACGCCACCGTGTTCGCCAAGGCGCCGGAGCTGCGGGGTGCCTACGTGCAGATCTTCGAGGGACACGCCTGGAGCGTGGCCACGATCATCTGCGTATGCCTGTTCATCGGCGCGATGGGCAAGTCGGCGCAGGTGCCGCTGCACGTCTGGCTGCCGGACTCGATGGAAGGCCCGACCCCGATCTCGGCGCTGATCCATGCCGCGACGATGGTGACCGCGGGCATCTTCATGGTCGCGCGCATGTCGCCGCTGTTCGAGCTTTCGGACGCCGCGCTGGCCTTCGTGCTGTTCGTCGGCGCGACCACCGCGTTCTTCATGGGTCTGATCGGCATCGTCCAGAACGACATCAAGCGCGTGGTCGCCTATTCGACCCTGTCGCAGCTGGGCTACATGACCGTGGCGCTGGGCGTGTCGGCGTATTCCGGCGCGGTGTACCACCTGATGACCCACGCCTTCTTCAAGGCACTGCTGTTCCTGGCGGCCGGCTCGGTGATCATCGGCATGCACCACGAGCAGGACATGCGCAAGATGGGTGGCCTGCGCAAGTACATGCCGATCACCTACTGGACCAGCGTGCTCGGCACCCTGGCCTTGATCGGCACGCCGTTCTTCTCCGGCTTCTACTCCAAGGACACGATCATCGAGGCCGCTGCGCACCACGCGCACGCCGTCGACGGCGCGACGGGCTGGGCATGGTTCATCCCCAACTATGCCTACTGGGCGGTGCTGGGCGGCGTGATCGTGACCAGCTTCTACAGCTTCCGCCTGCTGTTCCTGACCTTCCACGGCCGGGAGCGCTTCCGCGACCCGCAGGTCGAGCACGTCCAGTCGCACGGCGCCTCGGCGCATACCGACGCCGAGGCGCAGGTCCACGCGCACGACGACGGTGACCACGGCCATGGCAGCCACGACGACCATGGCCACCATGGCTCGCACGAACCGCATGAATCGCCCTGGGTGGTGACCGTGCCGCTGATCCTGCTGGCGATTCCGTCGGTGCTGATCGGCTTCTTCACCGCCGGTCCGATGCTGTTCGGCACCGACTGGCTGGGTGCCCGCCATGAAGCGGCGATCCCGGGTCAGCTGGTGACCTACTTCACCGGTGCCATCGACTTCATCGATCCTGCGCGCGACACCGTCGCCGCGGTCGGCGAGGAGTACTGGCACGGTCCGGTCGCCTACGCCCTGCACGGCATGCTGATGCCGGCGTTCTGGCTGACCGTGGCCGGCTTCCTGCTGGCGGCGCTGCTGTACCTGTGGAAGCCGGACCTGGCCGGCCGCGCGCGCCGCGCGTTCGCGCCGGTGGTGCGGGTCCTCGAGGAGAAGTACGGCTTCGACAAGCTGTGGATCGACGGCTTCGCCGCCGGTGGCGTCAAGCTGGGCCGGATCTCGCGCTGGATCGACAGCACCGTGATCGACGGCTTCTTCGTCAACGGCAGCGCGCGCGTGGTCGACCTGGCGGCGACCCTGCTGCGCCGCACCCAATCCGGTTACCTCTACCACTACGCCTTCGCCATGATCATCGGCCTGATCGCACTTCTGGCCGTGCTCATGCGTTTCTGGCAATGACCGCACGGAAGAACGAGACGTGGCGAACACGCATCTGCTGAGTGTCCTGATCTGGCTGCCGGTCATCGGTGGCGCGCTGATCCTCGCCCTGGGCGAGGCGCGCGCGTCGGCCGCCCGCTGGGCCTCCGTGACGGTGGCCCTGGTCACCTTCCTGGCCAGCCTGCGGCTGCTGACCGGCTTCGACTACGCCGACCCGGGCATGCAGTTCGTCGAACGGCACGCCTGGATCCCGGCCTGGGGCATCCACTACAACCTGGGCGTGGACGGCATTGCGATCGCGCTGATCCTGCTGACCACCCTGGTCGGCCTGCTCGCGCTGATCGGCGCCTGGGGCGTGGTCAACAAGCGCGTGCACCAGTACGTGGCCTCGTTC is a genomic window containing:
- the nuoK gene encoding NADH-quinone oxidoreductase subunit NuoK codes for the protein MIGITLGHLLALGAVLFCISMAGIFLNRKNVIVLLMSIELMLLAVNINFIAFSRELGDAAGQIFVFFILTVAAAEAAIGLAILVALFRTRGTINVGEVDTLKG
- the nuoL gene encoding NADH-quinone oxidoreductase subunit L, whose amino-acid sequence is MIISKTHLLLIVLAPLLGSIIAGLFGRQVGRKGAQFATILGVAVSCALSSWVLYQLVAGGASPFNQNVYTFFEVGNYSAHVGFMVDRLSAMMMVVVTFVSLLVHIYTIGYMADDPGYQRFFSYISLFTFSMLMLVMSNNFLQLFFGWEAVGLVSYLLIGFWFKRPSAVFANMKAFLVNRVGDFGFLLGIAGVLLWFGTLDYATVFAKAPELRGAYVQIFEGHAWSVATIICVCLFIGAMGKSAQVPLHVWLPDSMEGPTPISALIHAATMVTAGIFMVARMSPLFELSDAALAFVLFVGATTAFFMGLIGIVQNDIKRVVAYSTLSQLGYMTVALGVSAYSGAVYHLMTHAFFKALLFLAAGSVIIGMHHEQDMRKMGGLRKYMPITYWTSVLGTLALIGTPFFSGFYSKDTIIEAAAHHAHAVDGATGWAWFIPNYAYWAVLGGVIVTSFYSFRLLFLTFHGRERFRDPQVEHVQSHGASAHTDAEAQVHAHDDGDHGHGSHDDHGHHGSHEPHESPWVVTVPLILLAIPSVLIGFFTAGPMLFGTDWLGARHEAAIPGQLVTYFTGAIDFIDPARDTVAAVGEEYWHGPVAYALHGMLMPAFWLTVAGFLLAALLYLWKPDLAGRARRAFAPVVRVLEEKYGFDKLWIDGFAAGGVKLGRISRWIDSTVIDGFFVNGSARVVDLAATLLRRTQSGYLYHYAFAMIIGLIALLAVLMRFWQ